The region CCTACGGTGGCGTGGACCGGGACGGCACCGTCACCCAGGGCGGCTACTCCACGCACGTCGTCGTCGACGCCGACTTCGTCCTGTCGGTGCCCGAGGGCACCGGCCCGGCGGCCGCGGCGCCGCTGCTGTGCGCCGGCATCACCACCTACTCGCCGCTGCGCCGCTGGGGGGCCAGCCCGGGCAAGAAGGTCGCCGTCGTCGGCCTCGGCGGGCTCGGGCACATGGCCGTCAAGATCGCCCACGCCATGGGCGCCGAGGTCACCGTGCTCTCGCAGTCCTTGAAGAAGCAGGAGGACGGCCTGCGGCTCGGGGCCGACCACTACCACGCCACAGGCGACCCCGACACGTTCGAGCAGCTCGCCGGCCGGTTCGACCTGATCGTGAACACGGTCAGCGCCGCCGTCGACCTCGACGCCTACCTCGGCCTGCTCGCCGTCGACGGCACCCTGGTCAACGTCGGCGCCCCCGCCGAGCCGTTGAGCCTCGACGTGTTCTCCCTCATCGGTGCCCGACGCTCCTACGCCGGGTCGATGATCGGCGGCATCGCCGAGACGCAGGAGATGCTGAACTTCTGCGCCGAGCACCGCATCGGCGCCGACATCGAGCTGATCTCGGCGGACCAAATCAACGAGGCCTACCAGCGTGTCCTGGCCTCCGACGTCCGCTACCGGTTCGTCATCGACACCGCCACCCTCGGCTGAGCGCGTACCGCAACCGACCCGCAGGTTGTCCGCCCGACGCGACCGCAAGCGTCAGTGACGGTGGGGCACTTTGACGACGAGGGTGTCCTCGGGGGCGACGGGACGCCCGTCGGCGGCCTGGATCCGCAGGGGGGCCAGCGGCCGGGCGGACAGCCGGTCCACCAGTTCTGAATGCGGCTCGTCCTCGGCGAAGAAGTGGTCCTCACCCCACTGCCGCAGGGCGATGATCACCGGGAAGAGCCCTCGGCCCTTGGGGGTCAGGACGTACTCCTGGTAGGCGCTTCCGTCGGCGGCCGGCACGACCTCGAAGACGCCACCGGAGACGAGGGCGCGTAGTCGCGCGGCGAGGATGTTCTTCGCGACGCCGAGACTGCGCTGGAACTCCCCGAAACGGCGATGCCCGTCGAAGGCGTCGCGCACGATCAGCAGTGACCACCAGTCGCCGATGGCGTCCACCGAGCGCGCCACGGGGCAGTCGCTGTCGTCGAAACGGGTCCGTCTCACCACGGTTGTCCCTCTATCCCCATCCCATTGGTTGCAACATGCTACCAGCTGCCCATAGTCTCGCGCCTGGTAGCAAGTTGAAACCAGGAGGGGTCATGGTCACGTGTGAGACCACGGACGGGCACGAGACGCACACCGGGGACGTGGGCCGGGCACCACGCGGAACCACCACGCTGTTCGCCTTGGCCGCCGGTACGGCCGTGGCGAACGTCTACTTCGCGCAGCCGCTGCTGGCCACCCTCGCCCAGGACTTCGGGATCGGCCAGGCGGCGGCCGGCGCCATGGTCACGGCGACCCAGGTCGGCTACGGACTGGGCCTGTTCCTGCTGGTGCCTCTCGGTGACGTGCTCGACCGGAGAAAACTGGTGACCACGCAGTCGCTACTGCTGGCCGCGGCGCTCGCGGCCCTGGGCGCCGCCGCGCACGCGCCCGTGCTCTTCGCCACCGCCGCCGCGGTCGGCTTCCTGGCCGTCGTCACCCAGTCCCTGGTCGCCTACGCCGCCGCGCTGAGCACGCCGGACCGCCGGGGCCGGGTCGTGGGCCAGGTCACGAGCGGCGTCGTGCTCGGGATCCTGCTCGCCCGCACCGTCTCCGGGCTGCTGGCCGATCTTGCCGGCTGGCGCGCCGTCTACCTCGCCTCGGCCGCGGCGATGCTGCTCCTCACCCTCACCTTGCGGCGTGTCCTGCCGCGCCGGCCCGCGACGCCGCCCCGCATGCCCTACCGCCGGCTGCTGGGTTCCACCGTCGCACTGTTCGTCAGGGAACCACTCCTGCGCACCCGGGGTATGCTCGCCCTGCTCGTCTTCGCATCCTTCAGCACGCTGTGGAGTTGCGTGGCCCTGCCGCTCAGCGCTCCGCCGCTGTCCCTGACGCACACCGCCATCGGCGCCTTCGGTCTCGCGGGCGCCGCCGGCGCCGTGGTCGCCGCGCCGGCCGGGCGGCTGCATGACCGCGGTCTCGGCAAGTGGACCACCGGGGGAGCCCTGCTCCTGCTCGCG is a window of Microbispora sp. NBC_01189 DNA encoding:
- a CDS encoding NAD(P)-dependent alcohol dehydrogenase — translated: MMRVHAYAAPAAAAPLVPTIIERREVGPNDVLIEVEYAGICHSDIHTVNGDWGPQPYPLVPGHEIVGIVTEVGAAVTRHQVGDRVGVGCMVNACGECANCRNGDEQYCLNGMVPTYGGVDRDGTVTQGGYSTHVVVDADFVLSVPEGTGPAAAAPLLCAGITTYSPLRRWGASPGKKVAVVGLGGLGHMAVKIAHAMGAEVTVLSQSLKKQEDGLRLGADHYHATGDPDTFEQLAGRFDLIVNTVSAAVDLDAYLGLLAVDGTLVNVGAPAEPLSLDVFSLIGARRSYAGSMIGGIAETQEMLNFCAEHRIGADIELISADQINEAYQRVLASDVRYRFVIDTATLG
- a CDS encoding helix-turn-helix domain-containing protein, with translation MRRTRFDDSDCPVARSVDAIGDWWSLLIVRDAFDGHRRFGEFQRSLGVAKNILAARLRALVSGGVFEVVPAADGSAYQEYVLTPKGRGLFPVIIALRQWGEDHFFAEDEPHSELVDRLSARPLAPLRIQAADGRPVAPEDTLVVKVPHRH
- a CDS encoding MFS transporter, whose product is MVTCETTDGHETHTGDVGRAPRGTTTLFALAAGTAVANVYFAQPLLATLAQDFGIGQAAAGAMVTATQVGYGLGLFLLVPLGDVLDRRKLVTTQSLLLAAALAALGAAAHAPVLFATAAAVGFLAVVTQSLVAYAAALSTPDRRGRVVGQVTSGVVLGILLARTVSGLLADLAGWRAVYLASAAAMLLLTLTLRRVLPRRPATPPRMPYRRLLGSTVALFVREPLLRTRGMLALLVFASFSTLWSCVALPLSAPPLSLTHTAIGAFGLAGAAGAVVAAPAGRLHDRGLGKWTTGGALLLLAISWIPLALTERSLWALALGAVLLDLAVQAVHVTSQSMIYAHRPDAGSRVIGGYMMFYSAGSAAGALASTTVYAIAGWGAVCLLGAAFSLMALAVWALSARSSRRTP